The following proteins come from a genomic window of Natronosalvus vescus:
- a CDS encoding cation:proton antiporter yields the protein MSEYEFIVALTLIFSVAAVLLVVASRYSLPTVPFYVLAGVFIGGFIDEGQLFDLAQWGIAFLVFAFAVQFEPLSDETLGRDAWLVGVVQITVTGTITYAAAHLVGFTGLQAVYFAIAGTLSSSLVALSLLERRVRLRSLHERLAEALHFVEDVAAILIILVLHAVVYTDGTVLTMLAGVGLLVGALAFRRFVFDRVATLADGDVEILMLTAISLIIGFVALAELTGVSIVVGAFAAGLAVTSEYPHDIGVVDAIGSLEDFFAPIFFVTVGAFLTFPLLSAPVVALETVGVAAVLVAVIVVLNPLVIYGSLRWRGYDSRTAFLTGYSLDQVSEFALIIAIEALVAGLLVEALFDAIVLAAIITMLGSVAISRYAEDWYRQLVGRELLTASHESIARASRVPDDLAEHVIITGFDREGKQLVAVCEELDHPYLVIETDPNRRDQVRKACDNYVFGDTMADATWAVARADEAALIVATTPRRAWAKHVLSLEVGSNTIVRAVNVESGVDLLERGALFVAVPDTLAAEQLRDNVEALLAGDMTREELRELAAKRLDRAVEYGPSDVARVR from the coding sequence ATGAGCGAGTACGAGTTCATCGTCGCGCTGACCCTGATCTTCAGCGTCGCCGCGGTCTTGCTCGTCGTCGCCAGTCGCTACTCGCTCCCGACGGTACCGTTTTACGTGCTCGCCGGCGTGTTCATCGGTGGCTTCATCGACGAGGGACAGCTCTTCGATCTCGCTCAGTGGGGGATCGCGTTCCTCGTGTTCGCGTTCGCCGTCCAGTTCGAGCCGCTCTCCGACGAAACGCTGGGACGAGACGCCTGGCTCGTCGGCGTCGTACAGATAACGGTCACCGGGACGATTACGTACGCGGCCGCCCATCTCGTCGGGTTTACCGGACTTCAGGCGGTCTACTTCGCCATCGCTGGCACCCTGAGTTCGTCGCTGGTCGCGTTGAGCCTCCTCGAGCGTCGGGTTCGACTCCGTTCCCTCCACGAACGACTCGCCGAAGCCCTCCACTTCGTCGAGGACGTGGCCGCGATTCTCATCATCCTCGTGTTACACGCCGTCGTCTACACGGACGGCACCGTTCTCACGATGCTCGCTGGTGTGGGTCTGCTCGTCGGTGCGCTTGCCTTCCGTCGGTTCGTGTTCGATCGAGTCGCGACGCTCGCCGACGGAGACGTCGAGATTCTGATGCTCACCGCGATTTCGCTCATCATCGGCTTCGTCGCCCTCGCCGAACTGACCGGCGTCTCGATCGTCGTCGGCGCGTTCGCCGCCGGCCTCGCCGTCACCTCGGAGTACCCTCACGACATCGGCGTCGTGGACGCCATCGGCTCGCTCGAGGACTTCTTCGCCCCGATCTTCTTCGTCACCGTCGGCGCGTTCCTCACGTTCCCGCTGCTGTCGGCACCGGTTGTCGCCCTCGAGACGGTGGGCGTCGCCGCCGTCCTCGTCGCCGTCATCGTCGTCCTCAACCCGCTGGTCATCTACGGGAGCCTTCGCTGGCGCGGGTACGACTCCCGGACGGCCTTCCTGACCGGCTATAGCCTCGATCAGGTCAGCGAGTTCGCGCTCATCATCGCGATCGAGGCGCTGGTGGCCGGATTGCTCGTGGAAGCCCTCTTCGATGCGATCGTCCTCGCGGCGATCATCACCATGCTCGGCTCGGTAGCGATCTCCAGATACGCCGAGGACTGGTACCGCCAACTCGTCGGTCGAGAGCTGCTCACCGCATCTCACGAATCCATCGCCCGGGCGAGTCGGGTTCCCGACGACCTCGCGGAACACGTCATCATCACCGGCTTCGACCGCGAGGGGAAACAGCTCGTCGCCGTCTGTGAGGAACTCGATCACCCTTACCTGGTGATCGAAACCGATCCCAATCGGCGCGATCAGGTTCGGAAGGCCTGTGACAACTACGTCTTCGGCGACACCATGGCCGACGCCACCTGGGCGGTGGCTCGAGCGGACGAAGCCGCCCTCATCGTCGCCACGACGCCCCGCCGAGCGTGGGCCAAACACGTCCTCTCGCTCGAGGTCGGGAGCAATACGATCGTCCGCGCAGTCAACGTCGAGTCGGGGGTCGACCTGCTCGAGCGAGGCGCGCTCTTCGTCGCCGTTCCGGATACGCTCGCCGCCGAGCAACTTCGCGACAACGTCGAGGCGCTCCTCGCCGGCGACATGACTCGCGAGGAGCTTCGCGAACTGGCTGCTAAACGGCTCGACCGCGCCGTCGAGTACGGGCCGAGCGACGTGGCTCGGGTTCGATGA
- the aspS gene encoding aspartate--tRNA(Asn) ligase, whose translation MQDRTYTADAEPGETVTVAGWVHEVRDLGGIAFLILRDTTGKIQVKFEKDEMDEELVETGLGVSRESVITVSGAVDEEPRAPTGVEITPVSLDVVAPADPQLPLDPSEKVDAELSTRLDNRTLDLRKDDVQAVFEIRAEILRAAREHFREVGCTEITTPKIVATGTEGGTELFPITYFGEEAFMNQSPQLFKQLMAGSNLERVFEIGPIFRAEEHNTPRHLNEATSIDFEGAFCDHTDAMDVVEGVVKAAYEAVSENCTEQLETLGLAEEFDLPEGDFPRLTYEEAIERINATGELDEQLVWGDDLPTEGEKALGGDVGGHYFITDWPSEIKPFYIMDHEDDEQLSTGFDLMHPNMELVSGGQREHRYDELVAGFEQQGLDPDQFDYYTKMFKYGMPPHAGFGLGGERLVMTMLGLENIREAVLFPRDRQRLSP comes from the coding sequence ATGCAGGACCGAACCTACACGGCCGATGCCGAGCCGGGCGAGACGGTTACCGTCGCCGGCTGGGTCCACGAGGTGCGCGACCTCGGTGGAATCGCTTTCCTGATCCTTCGTGACACCACGGGCAAGATCCAGGTCAAATTCGAGAAAGACGAGATGGACGAAGAGCTCGTCGAGACCGGCCTCGGCGTCTCCCGCGAGAGCGTGATCACGGTCTCCGGTGCCGTCGACGAGGAGCCACGCGCACCGACGGGCGTCGAGATCACGCCCGTGAGCCTCGATGTCGTCGCCCCGGCCGATCCACAGCTTCCGCTCGACCCCTCCGAGAAAGTCGATGCGGAACTCTCGACCCGCCTCGACAATCGGACGCTCGACCTGCGCAAGGACGACGTGCAGGCTGTCTTCGAGATTCGCGCGGAGATCCTCCGGGCGGCCCGCGAGCACTTCCGCGAGGTCGGCTGTACGGAGATCACGACCCCAAAAATCGTCGCCACGGGTACCGAAGGCGGCACCGAACTCTTCCCGATCACCTACTTCGGGGAGGAGGCGTTCATGAACCAGAGTCCGCAGCTGTTCAAGCAGTTGATGGCCGGCTCCAACCTCGAGCGCGTCTTCGAGATCGGGCCAATCTTCCGCGCCGAAGAACACAACACGCCGCGCCACCTGAACGAGGCGACCTCGATCGACTTCGAGGGGGCGTTCTGTGATCACACCGATGCGATGGACGTCGTGGAAGGCGTCGTCAAGGCTGCGTACGAAGCCGTCTCCGAGAACTGCACCGAGCAGCTCGAGACCCTCGGGCTTGCCGAGGAGTTCGACCTCCCGGAGGGCGACTTCCCGCGGCTCACCTACGAGGAGGCCATCGAGCGCATCAACGCGACCGGCGAACTCGACGAGCAACTGGTCTGGGGTGACGACCTGCCGACCGAGGGGGAGAAGGCCCTTGGTGGGGACGTCGGCGGTCACTACTTCATCACCGACTGGCCGAGCGAGATCAAGCCGTTCTACATCATGGATCACGAGGACGACGAACAGCTCTCGACGGGCTTCGACCTGATGCACCCGAACATGGAACTGGTGTCGGGCGGCCAGCGTGAACACCGCTACGACGAACTCGTCGCCGGGTTCGAACAGCAGGGACTCGATCCCGATCAGTTCGATTACTACACGAAGATGTTCAAGTACGGCATGCCGCCCCACGCCGGGTTCGGTCTCGGCGGCGAGCGCCTTGTCATGACGATGCTCGGACTCGAGAACATTCGAGAGGCTGTTCTGTTCCCGCGAGACCGGCAGCGGCTGTCGCCGTAG
- a CDS encoding NADPH:quinone reductase: MYAARLTDHGGPDVIDRIETDRPEPAHDELLLEVGSAGVNPVDTYFRDGSYEPVSLPFTPGVDVAGTVVAVGGDVEGFETGDRVFGTGIGNMSFQGGYAEYATIPTDRVVHLPDDVDTTQAGAAGVVAVTAWRALIGHAGLEPAEYCLVHGGSGGVGHAAVQIAQAVSARVITTADPSYHDRLRDLGADTVLDYRRDDLADAVLEASDGGVDVILDHRLDDYLQFDADVAATSARVVGIGENSPDPGFTNDGAARSKDVNYQFMSMFNTPDLRVPLRGVAHLMNTGKLSIEIADSYTLEDAGEAQRAVLEDSFLGKLVIEP; the protein is encoded by the coding sequence ATGTACGCTGCTCGACTCACCGATCACGGCGGCCCGGACGTCATCGACCGAATCGAAACCGATCGCCCCGAACCAGCACACGACGAACTCCTCCTCGAGGTGGGTTCGGCCGGCGTCAACCCGGTCGACACCTACTTCCGCGACGGTTCCTACGAACCGGTCTCGTTGCCGTTCACCCCCGGTGTCGACGTCGCCGGTACCGTCGTCGCCGTCGGGGGGGACGTCGAGGGGTTCGAAACCGGTGACCGGGTTTTCGGTACCGGCATCGGAAACATGTCCTTCCAGGGCGGCTACGCCGAGTACGCGACGATCCCGACCGATCGCGTCGTCCACCTCCCCGACGATGTCGACACAACGCAGGCTGGCGCGGCCGGCGTCGTCGCGGTCACCGCCTGGCGCGCACTGATCGGCCACGCGGGTCTCGAGCCCGCGGAGTACTGTCTCGTCCACGGCGGCTCCGGTGGCGTCGGCCACGCGGCGGTGCAGATCGCGCAGGCGGTCAGCGCCCGCGTCATCACGACCGCCGACCCGTCCTACCACGACCGTCTTCGCGACCTCGGGGCCGACACCGTCCTCGACTACCGACGGGACGACCTCGCCGACGCCGTCCTGGAGGCGAGCGACGGTGGCGTCGACGTGATTCTCGATCACCGCCTCGACGACTACCTCCAGTTCGACGCGGACGTGGCCGCGACCAGCGCCCGCGTCGTCGGCATCGGCGAGAACAGCCCCGATCCGGGGTTCACCAACGACGGTGCCGCCCGCTCGAAGGACGTCAACTACCAGTTCATGAGCATGTTCAACACCCCGGATCTCCGCGTGCCGTTGCGGGGTGTGGCCCACCTCATGAACACCGGCAAACTCTCGATCGAGATCGCCGACAGCTACACCCTCGAGGACGCAGGCGAAGCCCAGCGAGCGGTACTCGAGGACAGCTTCCTCGGGAAACTCGTTATCGAGCCGTAG
- a CDS encoding cation:proton antiporter: MTLGGIALAADFAIIIVTATVLSYVARATGQPTIVAYIVTGIVLGPVLFGIVTEDALIDVMAELGLGFLLFVLGIEMRFDRIRDILRPIIRISIGQTILQTAAAFAIAFFLGFRGMDVVVIALATVFGATPVIVKLLDEQDALKTIHGRIDVGVLIVQDIYLVIVLALVGAGLEGPAGALLTDVARIFGLMAAIGIAAFVAYRYVLPPLLDAVASDRNALFVVGIAWAFVFIFVAESLDLSVEVGAFIAGLSLAQLPYSTELKERMRPVTDFFLVVFFSSIGLQLEAAYLAAYWSEAVLASAALMIGNFLIMLYLIDRENFAPDTAFLGSVNMVQVSEFSLVVGTLAVGQELVEEPVLGYLSLMALLTMTLSTYIIRYNERLYRMAKPVLERFIDDEGRDSALEPKTDHAVIVGYDPVVRETLPVIQGKFEEVVVVDRSADTVEELRSLDVDFHYGDVRHGEIRDDIGIEGAAFVLSMARPGSVNRQLVEAADDDAVVITSAEHVTEAREQYDAGADYVVIKSVLAGEMLGEYVRSFLEDRSRFDRSATDAMSALRDRATGGERPPRRGGTTTDTTGGDW, translated from the coding sequence ATGACACTCGGTGGAATTGCGCTCGCGGCCGATTTCGCGATCATCATCGTCACAGCGACGGTCTTGAGCTACGTTGCCCGGGCGACAGGCCAACCGACCATCGTCGCGTACATCGTTACTGGCATCGTACTCGGCCCGGTTCTGTTCGGCATCGTTACCGAGGACGCCCTGATCGACGTGATGGCCGAACTGGGGCTCGGATTCCTGTTGTTCGTCCTCGGCATCGAGATGCGCTTCGATCGCATTCGGGACATCCTTCGCCCCATCATCAGGATCTCGATCGGCCAGACGATCCTCCAGACAGCGGCAGCGTTCGCCATCGCGTTTTTCCTCGGGTTTCGCGGGATGGACGTCGTCGTCATCGCCCTGGCGACCGTCTTCGGGGCGACGCCGGTGATCGTCAAACTCCTCGACGAACAGGACGCGTTGAAAACGATCCACGGGCGCATCGACGTCGGCGTCCTCATCGTCCAGGACATCTACCTCGTGATCGTCCTCGCGCTGGTCGGGGCCGGACTCGAGGGGCCAGCGGGTGCCTTGCTCACCGACGTCGCGAGAATTTTCGGACTCATGGCCGCTATCGGCATCGCCGCGTTCGTCGCCTACCGGTACGTGTTGCCACCACTGCTCGACGCCGTCGCGAGCGACCGGAACGCACTCTTCGTCGTCGGTATCGCCTGGGCGTTCGTGTTCATTTTCGTCGCCGAATCCCTCGACCTCTCGGTCGAAGTCGGGGCGTTCATCGCCGGGCTCAGCCTCGCACAACTCCCCTACAGCACGGAGCTCAAAGAGCGGATGCGGCCGGTGACTGACTTCTTTCTCGTCGTCTTCTTCTCGAGCATCGGCCTCCAGCTCGAGGCGGCGTATCTCGCCGCGTACTGGAGCGAAGCGGTGCTGGCCTCGGCGGCGCTCATGATCGGCAACTTCCTGATCATGCTGTACCTGATCGACCGGGAAAACTTCGCCCCCGACACTGCGTTTCTCGGATCGGTCAACATGGTACAGGTCAGCGAGTTCTCGCTCGTCGTCGGGACGCTCGCCGTCGGCCAGGAACTGGTCGAGGAGCCGGTGCTCGGCTATCTGAGCCTGATGGCCCTGCTCACGATGACCCTCTCGACGTACATCATCCGCTACAACGAGCGCCTCTATCGGATGGCCAAACCCGTCCTCGAGCGGTTCATCGACGACGAGGGACGCGATTCGGCGCTCGAACCGAAGACCGATCACGCGGTGATCGTCGGGTACGACCCAGTGGTCAGGGAAACGCTCCCCGTGATCCAAGGCAAATTCGAGGAGGTCGTCGTCGTCGACCGCTCGGCCGACACCGTCGAGGAGTTGCGGTCGCTCGACGTGGACTTTCATTACGGCGATGTCCGTCACGGCGAGATTCGAGACGACATCGGTATCGAGGGGGCTGCGTTCGTGCTTTCGATGGCTCGGCCGGGTTCGGTCAATCGGCAACTCGTCGAGGCCGCCGACGACGACGCGGTCGTGATCACGTCAGCCGAACACGTCACCGAGGCCCGCGAGCAGTACGACGCGGGTGCCGATTACGTCGTCATCAAATCCGTGCTGGCCGGGGAGATGCTCGGGGAGTACGTCCGATCGTTCCTCGAGGATCGGTCACGTTTCGACCGGTCGGCGACCGACGCGATGTCGGCGCTTCGCGACCGCGCAACCGGAGGGGAGCGGCCACCCCGTCGCGGCGGGACGACCACGGACACGACCGGAGGTGATTGGTGA
- a CDS encoding SHOCT domain-containing protein — protein MSEHEDTPLEEIAAGVTIGLILTVAFGLLALGVSWFWIVFPIGFAGVLPAVMGLVKLYERRRERERAGEDESDVDPLDQLRDRYARGELSDAEFERKLDRLLETETHDGAKRAARRDSRVSNEQERVLDPGFDPDLDVDVDVDLERE, from the coding sequence ATGAGTGAGCACGAGGACACCCCACTCGAGGAAATCGCTGCGGGCGTGACGATCGGCCTCATTCTGACCGTCGCGTTCGGGTTGCTCGCGCTCGGCGTGTCGTGGTTCTGGATCGTCTTTCCCATCGGGTTTGCAGGGGTACTCCCGGCAGTGATGGGACTCGTGAAACTCTACGAGCGACGCCGTGAACGAGAGCGAGCGGGGGAGGACGAATCCGACGTGGATCCGTTAGATCAACTCCGCGATCGGTATGCTCGCGGTGAACTGAGCGACGCCGAATTCGAGCGAAAGCTCGATCGGTTGCTCGAGACGGAGACACACGACGGAGCGAAACGGGCTGCTCGACGGGATTCTCGGGTAAGTAACGAACAAGAGCGAGTTCTCGACCCAGGTTTCGACCCTGATCTCGACGTCGATGTTGACGTCGACCTCGAGCGGGAGTGA
- a CDS encoding pantoate kinase: MREEATAFVPGHITGFFSAHPNDDPTKAGSRGAGVTLTDGVEVTVQRADEPTLLLDGEPVEIEPVRIVLEALEAPARVEATSSLPIGAGFGVSGATALGTALAANIVFDRTLSYNELVTIAHGAEVQAGTGLGDVVAQAHGGVPIRLEPGAPAHNVIDAVPARARVEYVSFGELSTATVLTGDTDQLSAAGQESLSLLVDEPTLSSFIYASRRFTREAGLLTPDVQGALKDVAAVDGQASMAMLGNTVFALGTGLSDAGYEPSVCSTHPAGAILK, translated from the coding sequence ATGCGTGAGGAGGCGACGGCGTTCGTACCGGGGCACATCACGGGGTTTTTCAGCGCGCACCCAAACGACGATCCGACGAAAGCTGGTTCTCGCGGCGCCGGGGTAACGCTCACAGATGGCGTGGAGGTCACCGTCCAGCGAGCGGACGAACCGACGCTACTCCTCGATGGGGAGCCAGTCGAGATCGAGCCCGTCCGAATAGTGCTCGAGGCGCTCGAGGCACCCGCACGGGTCGAAGCGACGTCGTCGCTCCCGATCGGTGCGGGCTTTGGCGTGTCGGGGGCGACGGCGCTCGGGACGGCGCTCGCTGCCAACATCGTCTTCGACCGGACGCTGTCGTACAACGAACTGGTGACGATCGCTCACGGCGCCGAGGTACAGGCCGGAACCGGACTGGGGGACGTCGTCGCGCAGGCTCACGGGGGCGTCCCGATCCGACTCGAGCCGGGGGCACCCGCCCACAACGTTATCGATGCCGTGCCGGCGCGGGCCCGGGTCGAGTACGTGTCTTTCGGCGAACTGTCCACCGCGACGGTCCTTACGGGCGATACCGACCAGCTGTCGGCGGCCGGCCAGGAGTCACTGTCGTTGCTCGTCGACGAACCGACGCTCTCATCATTTATCTACGCCTCGCGTCGATTTACGCGCGAAGCGGGACTCCTCACCCCGGACGTGCAGGGGGCACTCAAGGACGTGGCCGCCGTCGACGGGCAGGCGTCGATGGCGATGCTCGGTAACACGGTGTTCGCCCTCGGAACCGGTCTCTCGGACGCCGGGTACGAGCCGTCGGTGTGTTCGACGCATCCGGCGGGGGCGATCCTCAAATAA
- a CDS encoding 4-phosphopantoate--beta-alanine ligase, with protein MTAFDLATVSEHETVPAEVEDEEEIPTDHPRYTDLVTRHRIERGVEKGITHLQGMHAEGRGSAFDYLLGEETTPTADEAERAAAAQLLLAEKPVLSINGNVAALVPAEMVALADAVDADLEVNLFNRTPERIDAIVSHLREHGATDVKGIEADARIPNLEHERAKVDAEGIYAADVVLVPLEDGDRAEALEAMGKTEIVIDLNPLSRSPQVADVPIVDNIVRAVPNITAHAEALEGDGASDADLEAIVDAFDREAALEDAEARIRSGL; from the coding sequence ATGACTGCGTTCGATCTAGCAACTGTGAGCGAACACGAGACCGTGCCGGCCGAGGTCGAGGACGAGGAGGAGATTCCGACGGATCATCCTCGCTACACAGACCTGGTGACGCGTCACCGAATCGAACGCGGGGTCGAGAAGGGGATCACGCACCTCCAGGGGATGCACGCCGAGGGACGGGGGAGCGCGTTCGACTATCTGCTGGGCGAGGAAACGACGCCCACCGCCGACGAGGCCGAGCGGGCCGCCGCTGCACAGCTGTTACTCGCCGAGAAGCCCGTCCTCTCGATCAACGGCAACGTCGCCGCGCTGGTGCCCGCCGAGATGGTGGCCCTCGCCGACGCCGTCGACGCCGATCTCGAGGTCAACCTCTTCAACCGAACGCCCGAACGCATCGATGCTATCGTAAGTCACCTCCGGGAACACGGCGCGACGGACGTCAAAGGGATCGAGGCCGACGCCCGGATTCCGAACCTCGAGCACGAACGGGCGAAAGTGGATGCGGAAGGGATCTACGCGGCCGACGTTGTCCTGGTTCCCCTCGAGGACGGCGACCGTGCGGAAGCGCTCGAAGCGATGGGGAAGACCGAAATCGTCATCGACCTCAACCCGCTGTCGCGATCGCCACAGGTCGCCGACGTTCCCATCGTGGACAACATCGTCCGCGCGGTGCCGAACATCACGGCCCACGCGGAAGCGCTCGAGGGTGACGGCGCGAGCGACGCCGACCTCGAGGCCATCGTCGACGCGTTCGATCGGGAGGCGGCGCTCGAGGACGCCGAAGCGAGAATTCGAAGTGGCCTCTGA
- a CDS encoding DUF1508 domain-containing protein yields MSTLRDFHQNLFRLYEHYVGEPDSKTDVYGFWFFIAGYFIGAIGLLAFVAGYAGGDAFNQIRASGVAAAIGLALCLFGIVLLLPVRTRGIQASVVGLVVALAGAIAFGFVYPDHWRGHGLELTVEVVTLYAAGIGIIAGVTALVPIITGRKGMFVREQGESEDPPIMTGDSLEGAQFAVFRNEAGDWKWHVLHLEALAESEGSTVTRPETETSIEKVKSQIGSAGLMELTTSAFRLHEDREGTWQWTLARDDGSVVGTCASQFDRRDDAEQSVSFLKDRGPAADVIEIDGAAFTYTERRDQWFWQLLDDDRQPLAESEDGYRTMEAAETAAQTFAERFDRARLLDIDHVGVELETLDGEWSWRFVDETDDEFAQATTTFETKRAAEDAVEAILAELGSAAITVASEPTYECYEADGGWRWRLVDGNEHVVATTPDTLEGYGATEEETGLFADTVTSADVVEIEDAEYEIFPTERPTAADGGELQPVTDDDGDAAEATEPTPTQDWHWRLVTEDRDIIAASTEAHTDEETAGEAIERVRQQASEADLIEFENAAFQVYEADSGEWRWRLIDDDGNVLADSGEEHTSRGDAAEAMMTLKEQAPDAELLEIDTAAFEIFVNEDDEWGWRLIDEAGKLVAEDPAVHPTRSTAKQAMERLLTHLDSNVRTMDDAIFQTYAEEDWHWRFVLPAGETVAVDAEASSTRDELERSIDGIREAAAAGQCTAIGDVSIQLYGSGNGEWRWRLLDRDRTVVTDASRSYDAQPLAETAVKGLKARAADAPIFTIDEAAIRMTNEGGWGWELIDRDREVYAGPADSRSSKADAMADVEAVRRLAPIAGRVDFDVASFELFAAEDDRWRWRLIDENGQTVATGSEGHPSTEAAHEALDNVRDIIENASILEIDSVSFELHRAEEAWVWRLIDTYGEVLAESTQSYEHRTDAREAMMAVKEHAPEGWITFTDE; encoded by the coding sequence ATGTCTACGCTCCGTGACTTTCATCAAAACCTGTTTCGACTGTACGAACACTACGTGGGGGAACCCGATTCCAAAACGGACGTCTACGGATTCTGGTTCTTCATCGCCGGCTATTTCATCGGTGCGATCGGTTTGCTGGCCTTCGTCGCCGGCTACGCCGGTGGGGACGCGTTCAACCAGATTCGAGCGTCGGGCGTTGCGGCTGCGATCGGCCTCGCGCTCTGTCTGTTCGGAATCGTTCTTTTATTGCCCGTCCGAACGCGGGGGATTCAGGCGAGCGTCGTTGGGCTGGTCGTCGCGCTCGCTGGTGCCATCGCCTTCGGTTTCGTCTATCCAGATCACTGGCGCGGTCACGGGCTCGAGTTGACCGTCGAGGTCGTCACCCTGTATGCGGCTGGCATCGGGATCATCGCCGGCGTCACCGCGCTCGTCCCCATTATCACCGGACGGAAAGGGATGTTCGTCCGGGAGCAAGGCGAGAGCGAGGATCCACCGATTATGACCGGCGACTCACTCGAGGGGGCCCAGTTCGCGGTCTTCCGGAACGAAGCGGGTGACTGGAAGTGGCACGTCCTCCACCTCGAGGCGCTGGCCGAAAGCGAGGGGAGTACGGTTACACGGCCGGAGACGGAGACGAGCATCGAGAAGGTCAAATCTCAGATCGGGTCGGCTGGCCTGATGGAGCTGACGACGTCGGCGTTCCGTCTCCACGAGGACCGAGAGGGAACCTGGCAGTGGACGCTGGCCCGGGACGATGGCAGCGTAGTCGGCACCTGTGCGAGTCAGTTCGACCGCCGTGACGACGCCGAACAGTCGGTCAGCTTCCTCAAAGACCGTGGCCCGGCCGCGGACGTCATCGAGATCGATGGCGCGGCGTTCACGTACACGGAACGACGCGACCAGTGGTTCTGGCAGTTGCTCGACGACGACCGTCAGCCGCTGGCCGAAAGCGAGGACGGCTACCGAACCATGGAGGCCGCCGAGACGGCCGCCCAGACGTTCGCCGAGCGGTTCGATCGGGCCCGTCTGCTCGACATCGACCACGTCGGCGTCGAACTGGAAACGCTCGATGGGGAGTGGTCGTGGCGGTTCGTCGACGAAACGGACGACGAATTCGCCCAGGCGACGACGACATTCGAGACCAAACGCGCGGCCGAGGACGCCGTGGAAGCGATCCTCGCCGAACTCGGCTCGGCGGCCATCACCGTTGCGAGCGAGCCCACCTACGAGTGCTACGAGGCGGACGGTGGCTGGCGCTGGCGGCTGGTCGACGGGAACGAACACGTCGTCGCCACCACTCCAGACACGCTCGAGGGCTACGGGGCGACCGAGGAAGAAACCGGGCTCTTCGCAGACACCGTCACCAGCGCTGACGTCGTAGAAATCGAGGACGCAGAGTACGAAATCTTCCCCACCGAACGGCCGACGGCCGCAGATGGTGGCGAACTCCAACCGGTCACGGACGACGATGGCGACGCGGCGGAAGCGACCGAACCGACGCCCACGCAGGACTGGCACTGGCGACTCGTCACCGAAGACCGGGATATCATCGCTGCGAGTACGGAAGCACACACCGACGAAGAGACCGCTGGCGAGGCGATCGAACGGGTTCGTCAGCAAGCCAGCGAGGCCGATCTGATCGAGTTCGAAAACGCCGCATTCCAGGTTTACGAGGCAGACTCCGGCGAGTGGCGCTGGCGGCTGATCGACGATGACGGCAACGTCCTCGCCGACTCCGGTGAGGAACACACCTCCCGCGGCGACGCGGCCGAAGCGATGATGACACTCAAAGAGCAGGCCCCAGACGCCGAACTCCTCGAGATCGACACCGCGGCGTTCGAAATCTTCGTCAACGAGGACGACGAGTGGGGCTGGCGGTTGATCGACGAGGCGGGGAAACTGGTCGCCGAAGACCCGGCCGTACACCCGACTCGAAGCACGGCCAAACAGGCGATGGAGCGCCTGTTGACCCATCTCGACTCGAACGTGCGGACGATGGACGACGCCATCTTCCAGACCTACGCCGAGGAGGACTGGCACTGGCGGTTCGTGTTACCAGCGGGCGAGACGGTCGCCGTCGACGCGGAAGCCAGTTCCACCCGTGACGAACTCGAGCGATCGATCGACGGGATTCGTGAGGCAGCGGCTGCAGGGCAGTGTACGGCCATCGGTGACGTTTCGATTCAACTGTACGGCAGCGGCAACGGCGAGTGGCGCTGGCGACTGCTGGATCGGGATCGAACGGTCGTCACCGACGCGAGCCGAAGCTACGACGCCCAGCCACTCGCGGAGACCGCAGTCAAGGGCCTCAAGGCGCGCGCAGCGGACGCCCCGATTTTCACGATCGACGAGGCCGCCATTCGGATGACTAACGAGGGCGGCTGGGGCTGGGAACTCATCGACCGCGACCGCGAGGTGTACGCGGGCCCCGCCGACTCGAGATCCTCGAAAGCCGACGCGATGGCCGACGTCGAAGCGGTTCGCCGCCTGGCTCCGATCGCCGGCCGCGTCGACTTCGACGTCGCCTCCTTCGAGCTATTCGCCGCCGAGGACGACCGCTGGCGCTGGCGACTCATCGACGAAAACGGCCAGACCGTCGCGACCGGTTCGGAGGGCCACCCTTCGACCGAAGCGGCCCACGAAGCGCTCGATAACGTTCGCGACATCATCGAGAACGCGAGCATTCTCGAGATCGACAGTGTCTCCTTCGAACTCCACCGGGCGGAGGAGGCCTGGGTCTGGCGGCTGATCGACACCTACGGCGAGGTGCTCGCCGAGAGCACCCAGAGCTACGAACACCGGACGGATGCCAGGGAGGCGATGATGGCGGTCAAAGAACACGCTCCCGAGGGCTGGATTACGTTCACCGACGAGTAG